The following are from one region of the Alkalimarinus sediminis genome:
- a CDS encoding F0F1 ATP synthase subunit delta: protein MAELTTVARPYAKAAYAAAQSQNALAEWSAMLGFGAAVAADQNMKNVLDHPSLTSEKKAETFINVCDGKLSEEGKNFISVLADNKRLTLLPEIAALFELFKAQQERSVDVEVESAFELSAEQQEQLAQALTKKLDRKVNISSTTNSELLGGVIMRAEDLVIDGSVRGKLAKLAEAINS from the coding sequence ATGGCAGAGTTAACAACGGTAGCCCGGCCATACGCAAAAGCGGCTTATGCCGCTGCGCAGAGCCAGAATGCATTAGCAGAATGGTCTGCAATGTTGGGCTTTGGTGCTGCGGTAGCTGCTGATCAGAACATGAAGAACGTGTTGGACCACCCTTCACTCACTAGTGAAAAGAAGGCTGAGACGTTTATAAATGTTTGTGATGGCAAATTGTCAGAAGAAGGTAAGAACTTTATTTCAGTTCTTGCTGATAACAAGCGACTGACACTGCTACCAGAAATTGCTGCCTTATTTGAACTTTTCAAAGCTCAACAGGAACGTTCTGTTGACGTTGAAGTTGAAAGTGCATTCGAATTGAGTGCAGAGCAGCAAGAGCAACTGGCACAAGCATTAACTAAAAAACTAGATCGTAAAGTTAATATCAGCTCAACCACCAACTCAGAGTTATTGGGTGGTGTGATTATGAGAGCTGAAGATCTGGTTATCGACGGTTCTGTTCGTGGAAAACTTGCGAAATTGGCCGAGGCAATTAATTCCTAG